AACCTGCATTTTTTCATACGCCAAAACTACAAAAGATAACAAAAACTAACCTCATGCAGATACCATGTCGCACGGCAATGCGAGGAACTTTTCCTCTCAATGGAACATACTTTCAAGCTAATGAGGTAAAGCCTATTTCTTTTCTCATTTAAACTTGACATTTATTTAGGAAGTATATTATTTGAACTATCCAAACTGGTATGATGAAATAATAATATGAACAACAGGTGCTAGCTGATTATAAAACAAGTGAAAACCCGATCGATGTTCCTGTGTCATCGATACAACATTTGAGGAGACGAACGCTATATTGTGGAAACAGTGTCTCGGGAATATTTATAGGTATATGTATGTGTTTTGGAATTGATTACAGTGGTTGGAAATTTTTGCTTGTTAGCTTACATTCTCCGTACCAGGTTTATTGACCAAAGAAATCCGGGACTGCTTTAAGAAAGGTATGATGTGAAACATTGATTTGCATGTAGCACTTATGAGTGAATGTATGTGGTTCCTTGCTACAGACGCGAAATAATGCAGTTGCTGATAAAATTAGTAATTATGTTTTGAAGGATTCATTTGTGTGAGAGGGTTTGACCGGAAAACAAGGGAGCCGAAAGCTTTAGCAAGAAGATTACACCGCAGCTAATCTTCTGAATATGATCAGAAGATTACAAGAAAGGAGAAGGTACGTACACCGGCCTGCTGCTGCTGCTATTTTGGAATATGCTCAGATTGCAATTCCATCAACAGTTGTACTAGTGAAGCTTACTAGTACTGTGTATCCACAATCCATCTCTTGTTTGTGCTTGGAATTGATGTGGTGGTCGAACTGCAGATGGACAACTAACCAGTAAAGACTAATTTTGTTGGACTTAAACTTTCCTAATTTCTTGTGTCTCGTAAAAAGGAatgatatttatttttgtgGGATCATTGACTAGCTTTGGTTTGGTCTGCTAAAAATATGACAGATCTCAATTGTTTTGCTTAAGTGAGGTTTTGTTGCGTAAGCACTAATCAATGAGATTGATCTACATAAAGTTGGTAAACTTGAGACCGCCTCGAGTTAAGTTCTAACTCGGTTGAATTGAACTTACATGTACACAAAACTATACCTCAATCCAAATTGTAAAGGTTGAGTTCGAGTTGGCTTAACCTAACCCGCCCGATTTAGATAGCTAACATATAATAATGTACATATCATATAACTCAATCACTCCACTCCATCTCCCACGTTACAAATACAATGAGAGGAGTGGTAAACAAATGGATACATGGCACTCCCTCCATCACTCTTTTACCCCCAAAtcaaatctcaaccacacaaatTTCAATTGACTTTTGACTTCATAAAATCAACGTCGTGCACAAAAAAGAGCCCAACACTCAATCCAaacatcaaataaaaaattccagTCCTTTCCATTTCCCTCAGAGCAACTCCACCGTGGTGGAAGCCCCCTAGAGCTATCCACTATGCTATCCACCAAGTTAACAATAACTGCCCTAATAAACAGTAATCGCTTTTTGCATCTCCATTGTTACacttgaatagccctggcaattggcaataaaatattactattttttttatttataaaataatacaaaataattttatttgtaatttcggataagatttttaattgttcttgttgtgccatgtgtcattatcagaaaagacaattattggtgatggatttccgataagattttttaaTCGTTCTAAttgcgccacatgtcattatcggaaaagacaattattggtgacggatttctgataagatttgtaatcgttctcgttgcgccacatgtcattatcgaaaaaaacaattattggtGACAGATTTCTGATAAGATTTGTAATCATTCTTGTTGCGCCACGTGTTATTATCGGAACAGACAATTATTGGCGATGgattttcgataagatttttaattgttctcgttgcgccacgtgtcattatccaaaaAGCCAATTATTAGAGATGGATTtccgatcagatttttaaccaatcacgtcgtgccacgtgtcacaatttatttacaatctttgaggataaATTTTCACCAGATGTTTAACGAATGACAGCATGCCATGTGGCATTATCTATAACCTAATCGTTTCTGAATCCTctatataatccaccatccatcctcagaaatctcacaccaattttctcaagatctctatcattattcatagtttctacttCCTTCTTCACtaaaatctctatcattattcatagtttctgcttccttcttacaatgtcttcttcttcttcttcttcaaagatgatgtgggaaatcgatcaggaAGAGGaaaaattgtttaaccaatcagaaGGAATGTTCAAACGCCAGGGGGCCCAAAATGAGAGGGAAGAGGATGACGAGGGTAGACGGAGAGATGACGAATCAAGAATGGcaagagcctcacattcccgtcgagtcatccaagctGTGGGTCAGATCTGCAGGCCCAGCCGTGCTGGGAACATTGATAGAAGGAGGCAACAACTAGGTAAGGAtctcttggacgattattttgtctgTAACAGTGCATTCCTTGATACGTACTTTAaacgttttagaatggaacgacatttgttcaacaaaatcatgggcgctgtttgcaaccatgattcttactttgtgcaaaagaaggatacttttggtgctatgggtctcctgcctgagcaaaaaattactgctgtcttgcggatgcttgcatatggagcatctgctgACCAAGTGGACAAGATAGCgaggatgggaaaatcaaccattcttgagtccctgatgaggttttgctccACAATCGAATTTATCTACACCACAGAGTACCTCCGGAAACCTACTGagatggacttgcaaaggcttctgaagaagggcgagatgTGAGGTTTTCTTGGGATGATTGGAAACATTGACTGTATGcatggacttggaaaaactgcccaagtgcatggcaaggagcttatggggacagaaaaggcacaaaaagtatcattttggaggagGTAgcatcatttgatacatggatttggcatgcctTTTTTCGGGGTTCCgagagctcaaaatgacctgaACGTGCTTGcacaatccccagtgttcaacgatgtcctACAAGGCAAAGCACCAAGGTGCACGTACCACGTCAACGGGCATAAGTACcacgggccatactacctagctgacgGCATTTGCCCAAGGTGGTcatcgtttgtcaaaacagtgccacgtccgcaaagtgcaaaggaaaaacactttgcaaggtgtcaagaggggtgcaggaaggatgtcgagcattgttttggtatcctccaagctcgtTGGGTGATTGTCAGGGGTGCTACCAGAATGTTTAATGTATAgtcacttcgatccatcatgatgacgtgcatcattcttcacaacatgattgtggaagatgagaaCAATTATGATGCTGTTAATGAATATGAGCCATACATGATGAACAATTCTAGAACacaaatatattgtgctcatgacgccactgaagaacccgtgcaacacgacccattagaaagggatggacgttacaatgaaaggctcatcatcacctaaccaatttgtggtgctaggatcatcttTTCTTGTCGTGGTAGAACCATCTTCTCTTTCTCTATTGTCTCTTTCACACCTCCTAGCCACCACGTTCGCTTTCTtcgacttccaaaaatatttagaattcagagacttcccttctaaaggctccttcataatgtcacgatctcgttgagcccttctttcttctctaaccagttccctttcttgcctaagtagttctctttctttctcagcAGCTTGATTTTCTTTCTCAATAGCTGCAACTTTTGCATCCTCTCTAGCCTTATTAGCCTCAAATTTAGCCATTTCCCGCaccaaagtcaattcaccttggcgagcaaggTCCTCCATATACTTTgtataatcattcttggaagcattcccttttctctttgaagcttTCTTACCTTGAGGCTTAATTGGATAATgggtcgaccccgacgcttgttcaagGAGGGGCGTTTCGGACACTTcttctgcatcatcttcatGATCATACGAGGCATGATCCGGCGTAGAGTGTAGAGAGGTGCTGTTAAAGACCACTTCTGGACCGATAGGCACAAgtttgaatttaggacaatctttgacaatattccaacactCCCACCGGTTGAACGATTTGTTTTTGCTTGTGGTTTTGGCATtttaccaagcttgtgcttgaagttgctacacaatacgggagaagaaataattataaccaaagtaggtaatgtaaatttgggtatagtacaaacaaataaaaaatatattgttacctgatccactaaattttccccacttcgaagattatTACTAGCTTGTGTCAAGGCGTCTCTCCATGTACTAAACGATTTGCTGAGTAGTCTCCAACGACTAGACAAAGATTCATTGGTTTTTttcccaccaattttctcaagataattggtatgaataagaccccacatttctcgcaactgcatctcattacccgtaattggatcatgagtaacttcaacctaGCTAGTACACAGCGTAACTGTAAACACGGAAAATCCTgtgatgaacgagacaagaacacacgtacaaaataatatgtgtattaatgatttaggggttacaatttattctacaaatttagcctctgattctatctttgcaatGGGTAGATTTGTTGATGTggtgttgatccaagggccgtcggggcttgatcctgGATGAAcggttgatgaatgatgaagaatttcttcaagggccgtcggagcttgatcttgagttggtggaaattcttcaagggccgttggggcttgatcttaaaagaggatttgacgaagaacgaagagggctttcttgattcttcgggatttgcttgagagtagAGAAAATGTATGTAAATTTCCTCCTTTGATCCTTTGATGGGgaggcctatttataggctaTGAGAATGAATTACCACTAtccttttgttttggtggatgttgtaggtggatTGTTGTAAGGTGAATTGGGtagaggttgtaggtgaattgggtggattgttgtaggtgaggtgagtggaggttgtaggtgaggTGAGTGTATGATGTATGTGAAATgaatgtatgatgtaggtgaaatgaatggaggttgtaattttaatacaattgtcaatatttatttcacagaaatttcaatgtctacaaatgcccccacttcaaggcgcattgtatacatgtgcttgtcatgtgcaaaagatgcgttttgaagtcccttaatgtagatgtcgatccaagggtcgttgaggctgAATCTTGAATTAGGCTGGGAGTTTCTTCAAGtgtcgttgaggcttgttcttgaattttgtttggaatttcttcaagggccgttgatgcttgatcttggatgaaattgGACTACAAgaagcttcatgtggtagatgatctttggctttggtaatggataaatcggcacgtattttgttgtgcttgttgactttccacagctttgatcttgaactaggttggagggttttcaAGTTTCCTCCAATCGTTGATCTTCAACAGGCTTAATCTTGAGTTGGGATAGAGGGTGTTCTGGCTTCCTCCAGCAGTTCGAACTTATAGCAGGCAGGCATGAGGCGGAGGTGAtggcctgtttctttgttcaatctttccaattcatATTGAAGAGGGTTAGGGGATGAATCAGCACTTACAGTTGACGTGTTTGCTGATGATCCACAAAATTGATGTTTCATTGCCACTCGTCTTATATGTTCTCCAGGTAGATGCGGCATCCCCTTTGGAAATGTATCGATTGTTGAAGACGactactcaagagcaatgctaggtaagcaatcagggaagaggttccaagcagtcggttccagatcgggaGGCTGACTCCAAGTGGCAACTGATTGCTTTCCTTCGTATTGTCCTGCgagtaagaacaaggacaaagaaaaggacatggagaaagcatgatatgagatactcttgcttttgaagaagcCTTAGTGATTTGATGGGGTTGCACggtgaggctttgctctttggcgacggTGCCAGTGGAAGGTTGTTGAggcttctcgagctctttgatTAGAACAACGATGTCgagcttggatttgacttaaACTCCTCAGTCTGGATTATGTAGTTTTGCTGGGACGGGCGTCGTGCTGCAGTGATTTTTCCAGCTCATTGTGCTGCAttattctctgcttgtttcttttgcatagCCGAAGTGGTGCGAAACCTCTtgcctttaaatggtccttTAGAGCATCACTTCTcagcgactcatccatgcttggtagcttcagtgtaaagagccaacatcatatcaactGTCCTGAAGTAATTGCTGAGGAAATTCGAGACCCGTCGAtagttgaagatgagcactcgagagcagtgctaggtaagcaaccaggttccgagcaatcagttcctgatcggaagtttgatttcaggttccgactgattggtTTCTTTCTCCTTATTCT
This genomic interval from Malus domestica chromosome 05, GDT2T_hap1 contains the following:
- the LOC139196608 gene encoding DNA glycosylase/AP lyase ROS1-like, encoding MQLERREPDDPCPYLLVVWSSGKLCNPVGSTEGQTACFDENGQFLGGNGEDTAQTVLGTILIPCRTAMRGTFPLNGTYFQANEVLADYKTSENPIDVPVSSIQHLRRRTLYCGNSVSGIFIGLLTKEIRDCFKKGFICVRGFDRKTREPKALARRLHRS